One window of Flavobacterium dauae genomic DNA carries:
- a CDS encoding ribonucleoside-diphosphate reductase subunit alpha, whose product MERLWWLNEESEQILNRGYLLKGETPQKAIERVANAAAKQLYKPELAEAFIEMIEKGWMSLSSPIWANMGTERGLPISCFNVYVPDHIEGITHKLGEVIMQTKIGGGTSGYFGELRERGSAVTDNGKSSGAVSFMKLFDTAMDTISQGGVRRGAFAAYLDIDHDDIKEFLDIKNIGNPIQNLFTGVCVPDYWMQDMIDGDKDKREVWAKVLESRQQKGLPYIFFTDNINRNKPEVYKDKEMQIYASNLCSEIALPSSKDESFVCCLSSMNLELYDEWKDTEAVKLATYFLDAVMSEFISKTEGNYYLTSAHNFAKNHRALGLGVMGWHSYLQKNMISFESLEAKMLTNQIFKEIEDKAMKASQDLARIYGEPSVLKGYGRRNTTLLAIAPTTSSSAILGQTSPGIEPFSSNYYKAGLAKGNFMRKNKYLKTLLEDKGIDTEETWRSIMLNHGSVQHLPELNQEEKDVFKTFKEISQYEIILQASIRQKYIDQAQSLNINIPSNLPVKEVNRLLIEAWKLGVKTLYYQRSQSVSKEFVNNLVTCTSCEA is encoded by the coding sequence ATGGAAAGATTATGGTGGCTTAACGAAGAAAGCGAACAAATATTAAACCGCGGATACCTTTTAAAAGGCGAAACGCCACAAAAAGCAATTGAGCGTGTGGCAAATGCTGCAGCAAAACAATTATACAAACCAGAATTAGCCGAAGCTTTTATTGAAATGATCGAAAAAGGCTGGATGAGTTTATCATCACCTATCTGGGCTAATATGGGAACAGAACGCGGATTGCCAATTTCGTGTTTCAACGTTTATGTTCCGGATCATATCGAAGGAATTACGCACAAATTAGGCGAAGTAATTATGCAGACCAAAATTGGTGGCGGAACAAGTGGTTATTTTGGTGAATTGCGTGAACGTGGAAGTGCGGTAACCGATAACGGAAAAAGTAGTGGTGCGGTAAGTTTCATGAAATTGTTCGATACTGCCATGGATACCATTTCGCAAGGTGGTGTTCGCCGTGGTGCTTTTGCTGCTTATTTGGATATTGATCACGACGATATTAAAGAATTTTTAGATATTAAGAACATCGGAAATCCAATCCAGAACTTATTTACAGGCGTTTGCGTGCCTGATTATTGGATGCAGGATATGATTGATGGCGATAAAGACAAGCGCGAAGTTTGGGCAAAAGTTTTAGAAAGTCGTCAGCAAAAAGGATTGCCTTATATTTTCTTTACTGACAACATAAACCGTAATAAACCAGAAGTTTACAAAGACAAAGAAATGCAGATTTATGCAAGTAACCTTTGTTCGGAAATTGCGTTACCATCGTCTAAAGACGAATCGTTTGTATGTTGTTTGTCATCAATGAATTTAGAGTTGTATGACGAATGGAAAGATACCGAAGCGGTTAAACTGGCAACGTACTTTTTAGATGCGGTTATGAGTGAATTTATTTCGAAAACCGAAGGAAATTACTATTTAACATCGGCACATAATTTCGCTAAAAACCACCGTGCATTAGGCTTAGGTGTTATGGGATGGCATTCGTATCTTCAGAAAAATATGATTTCGTTTGAAAGCTTGGAAGCTAAAATGCTTACAAACCAGATTTTCAAAGAAATTGAAGATAAAGCAATGAAAGCTTCTCAAGATTTGGCTCGTATCTATGGCGAACCATCGGTTTTAAAAGGATACGGAAGAAGAAACACTACGTTGTTGGCAATTGCACCTACAACATCATCATCGGCAATTTTAGGACAAACATCTCCGGGAATTGAACCTTTCAGCAGCAACTATTACAAAGCAGGTTTGGCAAAAGGAAACTTCATGCGTAAAAACAAATACCTTAAAACACTTTTAGAAGATAAAGGCATCGATACCGAAGAAACCTGGAGAAGCATCATGTTAAACCACGGAAGTGTGCAGCATTTACCGGAGTTAAATCAAGAGGAAAAAGATGTATTTAAAACGTTTAAAGAAATAAGTCAGTACGAAATTATCTTGCAGGCATCAATCCGTCAGAAATACATCGATCAGGCACAAAGTTTAAACATCAACATTCCATCTAATTTACCAGTAAAAGAAGTAAACCGTTTGTTGATTGAAGCTTGGAAATTAGGCGTAAAAACGCTTTACTACCAACGCAGCCAAAGTGTATCAAAAGAATTTGTAAATAATTTAGTGACTTGTACAAGCTGCGAAGCTTAA
- a CDS encoding glycosyltransferase family 2 protein: MKKIAVVLLNWNGLELLKQFLPLVEKYSAEAAIYVADNNSTDLSKQFVETHFKSVQWIQLQENFGYAKGYNEALKQVNEEIVCLLNTDVEVTENWLQSVLNLFNTDDSIGIIQPKILDYKNKDYYEYAGAAGGFIDKYGFPFCRGRVFNTIEKDENQYVSQEIFWASGACFFIRNNVFKQLNGFDEQFFAHQEEIDLCWRAFNKNITVYYCNESTVYHIGGATLKQSNPKKTYLNFRNSLFMLYKNLPQQHRFSIIFKRLCLDGLAGMKFFFNLQPLHTFAIIKAHFAYYKNLSKLKHKQTNNPKTNYFYTENIVFDYFLKGKKFLEVIR, translated from the coding sequence ATGAAAAAAATAGCCGTTGTTTTATTAAATTGGAACGGATTAGAACTTTTAAAACAATTTTTGCCTTTGGTAGAAAAATATTCTGCTGAAGCTGCAATTTATGTTGCCGATAACAATTCTACCGACCTTTCTAAACAATTTGTAGAAACACATTTTAAAAGTGTTCAATGGATACAGCTTCAAGAAAATTTTGGCTATGCAAAAGGCTATAACGAAGCATTAAAACAAGTAAACGAAGAAATTGTCTGTTTATTGAATACAGACGTTGAGGTAACCGAAAACTGGTTGCAATCTGTTTTAAATTTGTTTAATACAGATGATTCTATTGGAATTATACAACCTAAAATTCTTGATTACAAAAACAAAGATTATTATGAATACGCTGGTGCTGCTGGTGGTTTTATTGATAAATATGGATTTCCTTTTTGTCGGGGAAGAGTTTTTAACACCATAGAAAAAGATGAAAATCAATACGTTTCACAAGAAATTTTTTGGGCATCAGGAGCTTGTTTTTTTATCAGAAATAATGTTTTTAAACAATTAAATGGTTTTGATGAGCAGTTTTTTGCACACCAAGAAGAAATTGATCTTTGCTGGCGGGCATTTAATAAAAACATTACGGTTTATTACTGCAACGAAAGTACCGTTTATCACATTGGCGGTGCCACATTAAAACAATCGAACCCTAAAAAAACATATTTAAATTTTAGGAATTCGCTGTTTATGCTTTATAAAAATCTACCTCAACAACATCGCTTCTCTATTATTTTTAAGCGATTGTGTTTAGATGGTTTAGCCGGAATGAAGTTTTTTTTTAATTTGCAACCTTTACATACTTTTGCCATTATAAAAGCACATTTTGCTTATTATAAAAATCTTTCTAAATTAAAACATAAGCAAACAAATAATCCCAAAACAAATTATTTTTATACAGAAAATATTGTGTTTGATTATTTTTTAAAAGGAAAAAAATTTTTAGAGGTCATAAGATAA
- a CDS encoding type I restriction enzyme HsdR N-terminal domain-containing protein has translation MHDLNFPKFQFRFKNSENKRFIFDEIRKKYVLLTPEEWVRQHVVQFLINVKQYPKSYINVEKVVKINNMNKRYDVVVFTPTGGIFLLVECKEPLVKITQTVFDQIARYNSSLNAQYLMVTNGINHYYCKLDYTNQKYRFLADLP, from the coding sequence ATGCACGATTTAAATTTTCCCAAGTTTCAATTCCGTTTCAAAAATAGTGAAAATAAACGGTTCATTTTTGATGAAATTAGGAAAAAATACGTTTTGCTTACGCCCGAAGAATGGGTTCGCCAACACGTAGTGCAGTTTTTAATTAACGTAAAACAATACCCCAAATCATATATAAATGTTGAGAAAGTAGTAAAAATCAACAATATGAATAAACGTTACGACGTTGTTGTTTTTACACCAACAGGAGGTATTTTTTTATTGGTTGAATGTAAAGAACCTTTGGTTAAAATAACACAAACGGTTTTTGACCAGATTGCAAGATACAATAGCAGTTTAAATGCACAATATTTAATGGTAACTAACGGCATAAATCATTATTATTGCAAATTAGATTACACAAATCAAAAATATCGGTTTTTAGCCGATTTACCTTAA
- a CDS encoding type II toxin-antitoxin system HipA family toxin, which yields MATDFGIDMMESRLIEENNRVHFMTKRFDRIKRNQKLHSQTLCALQHYDFANITSYSYEQIFQTMRQLRLTYAEAEQMFKRMVFNVIARNCDDHTKNFSFLMNSEGIWKLAPAYDVCFAYRSDSKWVSQHNLSINGKRKDFTRKDLLTIAEQNSIRNPEGIINSCIEVVANWKMYAEMYQVDEKKTHAIDQLLLKELN from the coding sequence ATGGCAACAGATTTTGGAATTGATATGATGGAATCACGATTGATTGAAGAAAATAATCGGGTTCATTTTATGACCAAACGCTTTGATCGCATAAAAAGAAATCAAAAATTACACAGTCAAACATTATGTGCCTTGCAACACTATGATTTTGCGAATATCACATCCTACAGTTATGAGCAGATTTTTCAAACTATGCGTCAACTTCGGTTAACTTATGCAGAAGCAGAACAAATGTTCAAACGTATGGTATTTAATGTGATTGCAAGAAACTGTGACGATCATACCAAGAATTTTTCATTTCTGATGAACTCTGAGGGAATTTGGAAATTAGCACCTGCTTACGATGTTTGTTTTGCTTACAGATCTGATAGTAAATGGGTAAGTCAGCATAATTTAAGTATTAATGGCAAACGAAAGGATTTTACAAGAAAAGATTTGTTGACTATTGCAGAGCAAAATTCAATTCGGAATCCTGAGGGAATTATTAACTCCTGTATAGAAGTTGTCGCAAACTGGAAAATGTATGCTGAAATGTATCAAGTTGATGAGAAAAAAACACATGCAATCGACCAATTATTATTAAAAGAATTAAATTGA
- a CDS encoding ferredoxin--NADP reductase translates to MSDKTILYVNEIVQETADSITIHFSQPEQQFDYLSGQFLTLMAEIDGKEERRAYSLCSSSYIDKDLSVTVKRVKGGKMSNHLNDNLKAGDTMIVLPPMGNFNLKPGNIPNHIVLIACGSGITPLFSMVKSVLIANSTSRVSLVYVNANQAATIFYDQLEQWSSEYSSRFRIVHYWGDEMKSNQPKTGFFARLFKKKNTHRINTTHLKTIFNELQITKETSSLFYLCGPQGLMDMATKTIIEIGFSKEMILKESFYTVTKGNPASEEHQIKILFKGKEHKVNVSPGKSILFAGLESGIDLPYSCQSGNCISCAGKCISGNLEMLTTEGLTEKQIKDGYVLTCVGYPKSHDVVIEFNGNRFWN, encoded by the coding sequence ATGAGCGATAAAACCATATTATATGTTAACGAGATTGTACAGGAAACTGCGGATTCTATAACAATACACTTCTCCCAGCCCGAGCAACAATTTGATTATCTGTCAGGTCAATTCCTAACTCTGATGGCCGAAATTGACGGAAAGGAAGAACGACGAGCTTATTCGCTTTGCTCTTCATCTTATATCGACAAAGACTTATCTGTAACAGTAAAAAGGGTAAAAGGGGGAAAAATGTCTAACCACCTTAATGATAATCTCAAAGCTGGAGATACGATGATTGTATTGCCACCTATGGGAAATTTCAATTTGAAACCCGGAAACATTCCAAACCATATCGTGCTAATTGCCTGTGGAAGCGGGATTACACCTTTATTTTCTATGGTTAAGTCAGTGCTTATAGCGAACTCAACCTCTAGGGTATCCTTAGTCTACGTGAACGCTAACCAGGCTGCTACGATATTTTATGACCAATTAGAACAATGGTCTTCCGAATATTCATCACGCTTTCGTATCGTTCATTATTGGGGAGATGAAATGAAGAGCAATCAACCAAAAACAGGATTTTTTGCAAGACTATTTAAAAAGAAAAATACCCACAGAATTAACACTACACACCTAAAAACTATTTTTAACGAGTTGCAAATTACGAAAGAGACAAGCTCTTTGTTTTACCTATGTGGTCCACAAGGACTGATGGACATGGCAACCAAAACGATAATAGAAATAGGATTTTCTAAAGAGATGATTCTTAAAGAAAGTTTCTATACCGTCACAAAAGGAAATCCTGCATCAGAAGAACATCAGATAAAAATACTTTTTAAAGGAAAAGAACACAAAGTAAACGTATCCCCGGGTAAGTCTATTTTATTTGCCGGGCTTGAATCGGGAATTGATTTGCCCTATTCCTGTCAAAGTGGAAATTGTATAAGCTGTGCAGGGAAGTGCATATCTGGAAATTTAGAAATGCTAACAACCGAAGGGCTTACAGAGAAACAAATAAAAGACGGATATGTCCTTACTTGTGTAGGATATCCAAAATCTCATGATGTGGTAATCGAATTTAATGGCAACAGATTTTGGAATTGA
- a CDS encoding DUF4405 domain-containing protein: protein MKLNRNYITPFISLVFIVVGLSGLLMLFHLFDGYTEVVHEILGMFFIICAIFHIILNWKALRIHFKKGVFIPALLGVLVLSVILIISERMSPPVDLIIFNKMVKAPINDAFRALDINYEKASEKLKENGLTIEEATTIEDIWINNNSNPEKVIDLIME, encoded by the coding sequence ATGAAATTGAACAGAAACTATATTACACCCTTTATTTCCTTGGTTTTTATTGTCGTGGGACTATCGGGCTTATTGATGCTTTTTCATTTGTTTGACGGCTATACAGAAGTTGTACACGAAATTTTAGGTATGTTTTTCATTATATGTGCCATTTTCCATATTATACTCAATTGGAAAGCATTAAGAATACATTTCAAAAAAGGTGTCTTTATTCCTGCTTTATTAGGTGTATTAGTCCTATCTGTTATACTAATTATCTCAGAAAGAATGTCCCCTCCCGTGGACTTAATCATTTTCAATAAAATGGTAAAAGCACCTATCAATGATGCTTTTAGGGCGTTAGATATCAACTATGAAAAAGCATCTGAAAAACTGAAAGAAAATGGATTAACAATTGAAGAAGCTACCACAATAGAAGACATTTGGATTAACAACAATTCTAACCCAGAAAAAGTAATTGATTTGATTATGGAGTGA
- a CDS encoding IS1595 family transposase: MEIFKGQNLLEFAEHFKTDLDCEKYLAHWKWEKGYCCRKCGHTKYQIRKDFSRTCNICSDTESPSSGTLFHRVKFGLRKAFFICFEMSTTTKDLSALQMSVRYGVAENTARLFMHKVREAMKSDEKDGMKGLVQIDEFTVGGKENGKQGRSYATKKKKVVCAVELTDEGKVKRFYALKIKDFSAKSLQTIFYKHIDRSAQIVTDDWKGYRPIKDFKITQIPSNKGKNFPVLHTMIHQVKSWLRTTYSWVSDSNINRYLSEFCFRINRSQSKQTIFNNLIKRMVSRNPISQADLVCN, encoded by the coding sequence ATGGAAATTTTTAAAGGTCAAAATCTTCTGGAGTTTGCTGAACACTTCAAAACCGACCTAGATTGTGAAAAATATCTTGCACATTGGAAGTGGGAAAAAGGCTATTGTTGTCGCAAATGTGGTCATACAAAATATCAGATTAGAAAAGACTTTTCAAGAACCTGCAATATTTGTAGTGATACAGAAAGTCCAAGCTCGGGCACACTTTTTCACAGAGTTAAGTTCGGTTTAAGAAAGGCTTTTTTCATTTGTTTTGAGATGAGTACCACAACAAAAGATTTATCTGCTTTGCAAATGTCTGTTCGTTATGGAGTTGCAGAAAATACAGCTCGTTTATTTATGCATAAGGTTCGTGAAGCTATGAAATCTGATGAAAAAGACGGGATGAAAGGTCTGGTTCAGATTGATGAGTTTACCGTTGGAGGAAAGGAAAATGGAAAACAAGGAAGAAGTTATGCTACCAAAAAGAAGAAGGTTGTATGTGCTGTGGAGCTTACAGATGAAGGGAAAGTCAAACGTTTTTATGCGTTGAAAATCAAAGATTTTTCAGCCAAATCTCTACAAACAATTTTCTATAAACACATAGATAGATCAGCCCAAATCGTTACAGATGATTGGAAAGGATATAGACCAATAAAAGATTTTAAGATTACGCAAATTCCAAGTAATAAGGGTAAAAATTTTCCGGTACTACACACCATGATTCATCAAGTGAAATCGTGGTTGAGAACAACCTATTCTTGGGTTTCGGATTCTAATATCAATAGATATTTAAGTGAATTTTGTTTCAGAATAAATCGTTCTCAATCTAAGCAAACAATATTCAACAATCTTATTAAGAGAATGGTTAGTAGAAATCCAATTTCACAAGCCGATTTAGTATGTAATTAA
- the mazG gene encoding nucleoside triphosphate pyrophosphohydrolase, with protein sequence MNNRAKQLKAFERLLDIMDNLREKCPWDKKQTFQSLKHLTIEEVYELNDAISNNDTTEIKKELGDLLLHIVFYSKIGSETNSFDIEDVCKGISEKLISRHPHIYGDTVAEDEKAVLENWEKLKLKEGNKSVLSGVPKSLPAIIKAFRIQDKVKGVGFDWDNKEDVWAKVEEELNEFKVEVANNDFEKQEQEFGDVLFALINYARFCNINPEEALNKTNQKFINRFTRMEELIKQDFKTIGDLPLKELDVYWNEVKKFELQ encoded by the coding sequence ATGAACAACAGAGCCAAACAATTAAAAGCATTTGAACGTTTATTGGATATAATGGACAATTTGCGCGAAAAATGCCCGTGGGATAAAAAGCAAACCTTTCAATCATTAAAACATTTGACTATTGAAGAGGTTTATGAATTAAACGATGCCATTTCAAATAACGATACTACCGAAATTAAAAAAGAATTAGGCGATCTTTTGCTTCACATTGTTTTTTATTCTAAGATAGGCAGTGAAACCAATTCGTTTGATATTGAGGATGTGTGTAAAGGAATTAGCGAAAAACTAATCAGCAGACATCCGCATATTTATGGCGATACTGTTGCCGAAGATGAAAAAGCTGTCCTGGAGAATTGGGAAAAATTAAAATTAAAAGAAGGCAACAAATCAGTTTTAAGTGGTGTACCAAAATCGCTTCCGGCAATAATTAAGGCATTTCGTATTCAGGATAAGGTAAAAGGTGTAGGTTTCGATTGGGATAATAAAGAAGATGTTTGGGCAAAGGTTGAAGAAGAGCTGAATGAGTTTAAGGTTGAAGTTGCCAATAACGATTTTGAAAAGCAGGAACAGGAATTTGGCGATGTGTTGTTTGCACTGATTAATTACGCACGGTTTTGTAACATAAATCCCGAAGAAGCATTAAACAAAACCAATCAGAAATTCATTAACCGATTTACCAGAATGGAAGAATTAATAAAACAGGATTTTAAAACAATTGGCGACTTGCCTTTAAAAGAATTAGATGTTTATTGGAACGAAGTAAAAAAGTTTGAATTACAATAA
- a CDS encoding acyl-CoA thioesterase translates to MTLEERIKNSETRIFKAVFPNTTNHYDTLFGGTAMHMMDEVAFITATRFSRQMMVTVSSDKIDFTKPIPAGTIVELIGKVTHVGNKSLKVSVEIYIEEMYTDVRYLAINGEFTFVALDKDKKPTKVIKE, encoded by the coding sequence ATGACATTAGAAGAAAGAATCAAGAACAGCGAAACACGAATTTTTAAAGCTGTTTTCCCAAATACAACCAATCATTACGACACGCTTTTTGGTGGAACTGCCATGCATATGATGGATGAAGTTGCTTTTATTACGGCAACTCGTTTTTCAAGACAGATGATGGTAACGGTTTCATCGGACAAAATTGATTTTACTAAACCAATTCCGGCAGGAACAATTGTTGAGTTAATAGGAAAAGTGACTCATGTTGGGAACAAAAGTTTAAAGGTTTCGGTTGAAATTTATATCGAAGAAATGTACACCGATGTAAGATATTTAGCAATAAACGGCGAATTTACTTTTGTTGCTTTAGATAAAGACAAAAAACCAACGAAGGTTATTAAGGAGTAA
- the holA gene encoding DNA polymerase III subunit delta, producing the protein MNELKKILTSIKKEGYKPVYFLMGDEPYFIDVLCDYITENAIPEEEKSFNQMVIYGKDSSINDIISQGRQYPFMGDKMLVVVKEAQDLVKTIEQFSTYFKSVQPSTILVFCYKYKTLDKRKELYKTLSKSEFAEVFESNKLKDYQIEGWLKSFVADENLEIEPKASAMLVEFLGNDLSKIANEISKLKIVLKNDRLITADLVEENIGISKEYNNFELINAVANKNEAKAFTIAKYFALNTKNNPLVVTTALFYNFFARLLQYHGIVYKNTGVNPADIAKQLGISPYGLKDYQIAAKVYPMKKVSQNIAVIREIDLKGKGVNGTLTHDDLLKELLIKTFR; encoded by the coding sequence ATGAATGAACTCAAAAAAATACTCACTTCAATAAAAAAAGAAGGCTACAAACCGGTATATTTTTTAATGGGCGATGAGCCTTATTTTATTGATGTTTTATGCGATTATATTACTGAAAACGCAATTCCCGAAGAAGAAAAATCGTTTAACCAAATGGTTATTTACGGTAAAGATAGTTCTATTAACGACATTATATCGCAGGGACGCCAATATCCGTTTATGGGCGATAAAATGCTGGTTGTGGTAAAAGAAGCACAAGATTTGGTTAAAACCATTGAACAGTTTTCAACGTACTTTAAATCTGTTCAACCATCAACAATTCTGGTATTTTGTTATAAATACAAAACATTAGACAAACGAAAAGAATTGTACAAAACGCTTTCAAAATCAGAATTTGCAGAAGTTTTTGAAAGCAACAAATTAAAAGATTATCAAATAGAAGGTTGGTTGAAAAGTTTTGTTGCCGATGAAAATTTAGAGATCGAGCCTAAAGCATCGGCTATGTTGGTAGAATTTTTAGGAAACGATTTAAGTAAAATTGCCAACGAAATTTCTAAATTAAAAATTGTTTTAAAAAATGACCGGTTAATCACTGCCGATTTGGTTGAAGAAAATATTGGTATCAGCAAAGAATACAACAATTTTGAATTGATTAATGCAGTAGCAAATAAAAACGAAGCCAAGGCTTTTACTATTGCCAAATATTTTGCATTGAATACAAAAAACAATCCATTGGTAGTTACCACCGCTTTGTTTTATAATTTTTTTGCCCGGCTTTTACAATACCACGGAATTGTTTATAAAAATACGGGTGTAAATCCTGCCGATATTGCCAAACAATTAGGTATAAGTCCTTATGGATTAAAAGATTACCAAATAGCAGCTAAGGTTTATCCTATGAAAAAAGTAAGCCAGAATATTGCTGTAATTCGTGAAATTGATTTAAAAGGAAAAGGTGTAAACGGTACGTTAACCCATGATGATTTGTTAAAAGAATTGTTGATTAAAACGTTTAGATAA